One window of the Cryptomeria japonica chromosome 7, Sugi_1.0, whole genome shotgun sequence genome contains the following:
- the LOC131857022 gene encoding TMV resistance protein N-like: MASTSTGARKRKNEESLAFHEVAPSASTSASTLQEKPRYDVFINHRGPDVKHTLATRIYNVLKDMNVTAFLDSEELEYGDFLPTTLQSAMHSASIHIAIFSENYAKSPWCLAELSFMLTTGAKIVPVFYHVEPTDLRYVEQGKGIYVDAFVQYEKKHRYSPQKLQEWKMALKNVSCYKGQIIKNNDDEMGFLKNIVNIVLKEINNVPLVVANHPVGLEETVIDFEKNALQSSQEGVQIVGIWGMGGSGKTTLAKTLYNKISSSMEKSSFIFDVRDGATKGMLHNKQIQLLKDLGVKEEDRKFDNIEQGMAILAKTLRSVKVLIVLDDVDHADQLYALLPVKDRLGGGSLIIITTREYEVLKSKGISSVYKMRALDPFYSEQLFCWHAFSQSVPLNGFEELTNF, encoded by the exons ATGGCGTCTACTTCTACAGGTGCTCGTAAACGAAAGAATGAAGAAAGTCTTGCTTTTCATGAAGTCGCGCCATCTGCGTCTACATCTGCCTCAACACTCCAGGAAAAGCCCCGCTACGATGTGTTCATCAATCATCGTGGACCAGATGTCAAACACACGCTAGCTACCAGGATCTATAACGTCCTAAAGGATATGAATGTCACAGCCTTTTTAGATTCCGAGGAGTTGGAATATGGCGATTTCTTGCCTACAACATTACAATCAGCAATGCATAGTGCTTCCATTCATATAGCAATTTTTTCTGAGAACTATGCAAAATCACCTTGGTGTTTGGCAGAGCTCTCATTTATGCTTACCACTGGTGCTAAAATTGTTCCTGTATTCTACCATGTAGAGCCCACTGATCTCAGATATGTAGAACAAGGGAAGGGAATCTACGTTGATGCTTTTGTGCAGTATGAAAAGAAGCATAGATACAGCCCACAGAAGCTTCAAGAGTGGAAAATGGCACTCAAAAATGTCTCTTGCTACAAAGGCCAAATCATTAAAAATAATGA TGATGAAATGGGGTTCCTGAAGAATATTGTGAATATTGTATTGAAAGAAATAAACAACGTGCCATTAGTGGTTGCAAACCATCCTGTCGGTCTCGAAGAAACAGTAATAGACTTTGAAAAGAATGCACTCCAATCTAGTCAGGAGGGTGTACAAATCGTGGGAATTTGGGGTATGGGTGGCTCCGGTAAAACCACGCTTGCCAAAACTTTATACAATAAAATATCTTCATCTATGGAGAAGTCTAGTTTTATATTTGATGTTAGAGATGGTGCAACCAAAGGCATGTTGCATAACAAGCAGATTCAACTCCTCAAAGATCTTGGAGTCAAAGAAGAAGACCGAAAATTTGACAATATAGAGCAAGGTATGGCAATTCTTGCAAAGACTTTGAGATCTGTCAAGGTGCTCATTGTTCTTGATGATGTGGATCATGCGGATCAGCTTTATGCTCTGTTGCCTGTAAAAGATAGGCTTGGAGGGGGCAGTCTTATCATTATTACAACACGGGAGTACGAAGTTCTTAAATCAAAGGGCATATCATCTGTGTATAAAATGAGAGCACTCGATC